Part of the Hippopotamus amphibius kiboko isolate mHipAmp2 chromosome 7, mHipAmp2.hap2, whole genome shotgun sequence genome, ACACGTACAtctttggggggggaggggtgggttgtGGGAGGCAAGAACCTCACTGGAAGTCAGCAGGTTGTCTTTCaagattcaataaaataaagttttttcgGCCTGCCTAAGCTATATTTATTTTCTGGCCGCTTCCTTTTGATGTAGTAACTAGTGTAGCACAGCTGTCTGTGGCAGCCATTGATATTCGAAAGAACAGACATGAGCATTTCCACTTCATAAAAAGAAACATTCCGTTCTGGCACACGTGTTGGAACCATAAACACACCTTCCCGTTTTATGACGTCAAAAACTTGGGCCTGGCGAGGCGGCGACTCACGAATCCCAGCGGCACGCAGACCCATTGCTGCGCAGGACTCCGCAAACCAGGCGCCATCAAGCTCTCCTCCGGACGAAGCTCCCGCGGGGCCCCGCCCACCCAGGACCCGGGAGCCTCATTGGCCGGCCTTGGGCCCGCCGTCTCTGTCAGCCCCCGGGATTTGGCTCGGGAGGCGCGCGTTCTCCTTTCCAGCACTGATTGGTCAAATCTTAATGACGGCACGGGGTTCTCCGAGTCTCTATTGGTTCTTAGGCTGCAGAATGGGCGGAGAAAGGCAGAGCGACAGGGTTCAAGGGGGGAAACGCGGAGTGCGCCGGCGCGTAGTCGGGGACGCCGGGCCGAGGCTTTTGCTAGGGAACCTACTGTTGTCGCCCCGCCCCCCTCGGGGCCTTTTGTCCCGTTAACTGTCGGAGTGGCCGGGGCTCCAGCGCCAGGCGACATGCCGGTGCGCTTCAAGGTGAGGCCGGGGTCCCAGGACCTGAAGCCTGATGAGGggagctggggcggggcggggcggggacagGGCGCCGGAGCCTCACTGGCTTTCTGGGCCGCGCCCCTCGGCGCCGCTGAGCCTGTCAGCTCCCGATGCTTCCTGTCACCATCCCGGAGGATGCTCGTCTCTTTTATCTAGCCTCCTCTCCGCTCACACTCACCTCTGAGTTGCCGAGTGTCTGGTTTGAGTTGGATTTATTTGGGGCGGGGGGCGTGGGGAGAGCTCAGAGGCGTGTGGATGGAAGGCACTTTATAATGGGAACTACGGCGGCTTCAGATTGGGACGCCTGTGGACCACATCACAGCTTAGCATTTAACACCCTTTCCGTTTAAAACTTTAAAGTGTGTTATAACTTTTAAAGGCCTGAGACGTGGGACCCTGACAAGATAAAAACGGggtataaaaaaatacacattcttcacAATTGTGCATTTGTTTAAGATTTGTTCGTAGTTCCAGGTAGCTGGTAGCGGTCATGGTCAAGCACCCTTCAACATAACAGTTGACCACGGTGTTCCACAGGCCCTGTCTTCTGTTATCTTGACTTGTCTTCTTTGCATTCAGAATGGGAAGGAATTTGTctcgtttgtttgtttggttggttttctttACAAAACTTCAAAAGGGATTAGGCATGATATATAATATTGGGTATTCGGTGAGAACTTCATTAGTTAGGACACTTATAGTGATGAGGATTTAGATTGTCACCCGTTATCAGACAAGACCTCAGGCTTTGGAATTAGCAAAAGGGTAGccgctctgagcctcagattcctagTAGCATCTTCCTCacgtggttgtgaggattaaaggataTGACACTATGAACTGCTTGGCACAGGGCTGGATAAATATTAGGAGTGATTATTAAGGAGCTCTTCTGTGTTTAATTATAAATCTTGTCTTTCAACTCTTTTTAGAGGTTCAGAAATGATTTTTACTGATGTCTACTTTAAAACAACTTTCATTAATTACATTTTACTCAAATTGTACTTTGCATTACAGGGGTTGAGTGAATATCAGAGAAACTTTCTGTGGAAGAAGTCATATTTGTCAGAGTCCTGTAATTCCTCAGTGGGGAGAAAGTACCCATGGGCTGGACTTAGATCAGATCAATTAGGTAAGTTGAAGAACTAGTAGTCATTATAACTTGAATAAACCTTGGGATTAAGCTTGCAAAAtggtttattaaaattttgtgaaGCATTGTTCAATTGGCCTGGTTGACTtattgtttaacaaatatttattgagggtttaCTGTAGGCCAAGACTATTCCCAGCTTCTAGGGATATAACCTTGAACCAGACAAAGACCCTTAACTGTGGAGGAAAACAGTAAACACGTAACTCAATAAATAAACCAGGGGATTTCAGGttgttatataaaattatagGCTGGCGTGATAAGTAACTGGAATGAGTTATCTATCACGTGGGTTGGAGGGAATACACTTTAGAATCAATGGTCAGGAAAGGCTTTtttgaggtgatatttgagctgagacATGAAAGCCGAGAGTGGTTGAGTGTGGGGTGAAGTACTCCCAAGATCTTGAGGAATGGAAGCTTAGATAGATTAAATAGTTTGCCCAAGGTTCACAGCTCATAAGTGACAGAACCATGATTTGAAATCAAGTCTGTGTTTTTCAAAGCCTATGAGTTCAGAGGCCATGTTTTTGTCATCACACATGCCTCCTACCTGTATCCCAGGGAAGTCAGAACCCTCGGCCAAGGTTTCCCAGAGTGTGGTAGAGGGGGAAAGAGACAGACTGACTCCATTCAACGTGCTTTCTTAATTCTCCCTCACTAGAATATAAGATCTCTGAGAGCAAGGCTCTGTCTGTCTGCCTTCACCACCGTGTTCCTGCCCAGTACATGACACAGAGCCTTGGCATACTCTGGAACTTATTAAAActcatttttgaatgaatgaataaacctgggtttgaatccacacttgctgtgtgactttgggcaaattggGCCTGTTTCACCAAGTGGGACTTGGGGAGCCCATTGCACAGGATTCCTGGGAGGAATGAAATGAGATGTTCCTGGTAAGGGCTAGGTGCATGTATATATAGATGAGTGTTTGGTTCCCAACCTGTGACATGTGTGAGAGTGCCAGCTGTGTAGTGTATAAAGTCCTCCAATCTTAGATGTTTTAAGCCAGGAAAAGAAAGGCTCACAAGTGGGGTGCCAACCCtgggaaattaataaaatgaggGTGTTTCCAGGATTAGATTTGGAGAACAAAGTGAAGAGTGGACTAGAGTGGGGGGTTCTTTTAGGATTCCTCTGAATTTTCAGGATCCTTTGCTCAGAGCCTGGCTCCAAAGACAGGGTGTCCCTGCATCTTTGGCAGGGTGATGCTCATAATCCTCTCCCAATGACCAGAAATTCCACAAATCTGAGGCTCCATTGGATTAAGAATCCCAACATAAATCTCTCAAAATGTAGCTGGCCCACTGAGGGCCTCCAGGAATGTTAAGACATGGGG contains:
- the MDM1 gene encoding nuclear protein MDM1 isoform X4, yielding MPVRFKGLSEYQRNFLWKKSYLSESCNSSVGRKYPWAGLRSDQLGTQGKCRTKTQHDDISSLLILVCCT